A genomic region of Dreissena polymorpha isolate Duluth1 chromosome 4, UMN_Dpol_1.0, whole genome shotgun sequence contains the following coding sequences:
- the LOC127878754 gene encoding tyramine/octopamine receptor-like has product MSTAPPGEDYNNEDEGIIPMTPGVQIPAAIGLAILILISITGNSMTVIAYLRDQRLCTVYDFYLFQLGITDLLLSAISLPFYTVYTLMEFTWPFGYAFCKIYLVCDFTLCFQSIMLMLIISLDRLLLIQMGHSYMIKITRRVGVAQVVCAWLISFLVFSPAIIGWDAWVGYSTVKNMDCDVEFAYDRVFTTITAFVEFLIPFVCMTSLNALIYVKIKQRSKVNPSTSSHVQSASSINPGNRTGIANALPPAARDPGGRHRKAAKFLAMLVVAFLIFWAPYSITTVLISFCDDCVNTSLYEFFNFFLWMKSAVNPFLYAYNSPRYRMHFRRFLTFNGRLLLRTKEPSVEPEITVQTSAM; this is encoded by the coding sequence ATGTCGACAGCGCCCCCAGGGGAGGACTACAACAACGAAGACGAAGGTATCATTCCTATGACCCCAGGGGTACAGATCCCAGCAGCGATCGGCCTGGCGATACTCATTTTGATATCGATCACAGGCAATTCAATGACAGTAATAGCGTACTTGCGGGATCAGCGACTCTGCACCGTGTACGATTTCTACTTATTTCAACTCGGAATCACGGATTTACTTCTCTCCGCGATCAGTTTACCTTTTTACACCGTGTATACCCTCATGGAATTTACGTGGCCGTTCGGGTACGCATTTTGTAAGATATACCTCGTGTGCGACTTCACGCTGTGTTTTCAATCCATAATGCTGATGTTGATCATCAGTCTAGATCGGCTGCTACTAATTCAGATGGGACACTCCTACATGATAAAGATCACGAGGCGCGTGGGCGTCGCACAGGTTGTATGCGCTTGGCTAATCTCCTTCCTGGTGTTCTCCCCCGCTATCATCGGCTGGGACGCCTGGGTGGGCTACTCGACCGTGAAAAACATGGACTGCGACGTGGAATTCGCTTACGACCGCGTCTTCACTACGATCACTGCGTTCGTTGAGTTCCTTATTCCATTCGTGTGCATGACGTCTCTAAATGCTTTAATCTACGTCAAAATTAAGCAGCGTTCAAAGGTGAATCCGTCCACGAGTAGTCATGTTCAGTCGGCGTCATCCATAAATCCAGGTAATCGAACTGGGATAGCTAACGCATTGCCGCCAGCGGCCCGTGACCCAGGGGGACGCCACAGGAAGGCGGCCAAGTTTCTCGCAATGCTTGTCGTGGCTTTCCTGATCTTTTGGGCGCCATATTCCATCACCACTGTGCTCATATCATTCTGTGATGATTGCGTGAACACAAGTCTGTACGAGTTTTTCAACTTTTTTCTCTGGATGAAATCTGCCGTCAATCCGTTCCTGTATGCGTACAACAGTCCCAGATACCGCATGCACTTCCGGCGGTTCCTAACGTTTAACGGCAGGCTCCTGTTACGGACAAAGGAACCGTCCGTCGAACCGGAAATCACAGTCCAGACCAGCGCAATGTGA